In Paenibacillus larvae subsp. larvae, the following proteins share a genomic window:
- a CDS encoding cold-shock protein yields MQTGTVKWFNAEKGFGFIEIEQGNDVFVHFSSIEGDGYKSLDEGQRVQFNVTQGNRGPQAENVSKVYY; encoded by the coding sequence ATGCAAACAGGTACGGTTAAATGGTTTAATGCTGAAAAGGGCTTTGGCTTTATCGAAATCGAACAGGGAAACGATGTATTCGTTCATTTTAGCTCGATTGAGGGTGATGGTTACAAATCGTTGGATGAAGGTCAACGCGTCCAGTTCAATGTGACCCAAGGTAATCGTGGACCGCAGGCTGAGAACGTTTCTAAAGTTTATTATTAA
- a CDS encoding HU family DNA-binding protein, which produces MNKEQLVEVVAKSSGFSKKNAEKAVTHVLDSIFEALKQGKEVQLVGFGKFDVRSREARMGRNRKTGEEVELPAGKVPVFTAGITLKKALNRV; this is translated from the coding sequence ATGAACAAAGAACAATTAGTGGAAGTAGTAGCTAAATCTAGTGGGTTTTCAAAAAAGAATGCTGAAAAAGCAGTAACTCATGTACTCGATTCGATTTTTGAAGCTTTAAAACAAGGCAAAGAAGTTCAACTAGTTGGCTTCGGAAAATTTGATGTCCGTAGTCGTGAAGCACGCATGGGAAGAAACCGCAAAACCGGTGAAGAGGTGGAACTTCCGGCGGGTAAAGTCCCTGTATTTACGGCAGGAATCACTCTGAAAAAAGCTTTAAATAGAGTTTAA
- the trhA gene encoding PAQR family membrane homeostasis protein TrhA, whose amino-acid sequence MEYSIREEIANAISHGIGVLLSIGALAALIFYSVQYGDAWHIVSVSIFGASLILLYLCSTLVHSITYKPAKDIFEIMDHSAIYVLIAGTYTPFLLVSLRGTIGWTLFSIIWALALAGIVFKIFYCKKFIVLSTLLYIAMGWLIIFAIKPLAQQLTAGGMIWLVSGGILYTVGTIFYVWRRVPFHHAIWHLFVLAGSVCHFSVVLFYVVPFPR is encoded by the coding sequence ATGGAGTACAGCATCCGTGAAGAAATTGCCAATGCCATCAGTCATGGTATCGGTGTTTTGCTAAGTATCGGCGCATTAGCCGCTCTCATTTTTTATTCCGTCCAATACGGGGATGCCTGGCATATTGTCAGTGTCAGCATATTCGGAGCTTCATTAATTTTATTATATCTATGCTCCACACTAGTCCACAGCATTACTTACAAGCCGGCTAAAGACATTTTTGAGATTATGGACCACTCAGCCATATACGTCCTGATTGCAGGTACATATACTCCTTTTCTGCTTGTCAGCCTTAGAGGAACAATCGGCTGGACCCTGTTCAGCATAATTTGGGCCCTTGCGCTTGCCGGTATTGTATTTAAGATTTTTTATTGCAAAAAGTTTATTGTACTTTCTACTCTTCTGTACATTGCCATGGGATGGCTCATCATTTTTGCAATAAAACCGCTGGCTCAGCAATTAACCGCAGGAGGTATGATCTGGCTTGTTTCCGGTGGTATCCTCTATACAGTAGGAACTATTTTCTATGTATGGAGGCGTGTCCCCTTCCACCATGCTATCTGGCATCTTTTTGTTCTGGCAGGCAGTGTGTGCCACTTTTCCGTCGTCTTATTTTATGTAGTACCTTTTCCCCGCTGA
- a CDS encoding helix-turn-helix domain-containing protein: protein MKGSDHKNKFLLTNREREVFELLVQDKTTKDIAQQLFISEKTVRNHISNVMQKLNVKGRSQAVVELIKLGELNI, encoded by the coding sequence TTGAAGGGCAGCGACCATAAAAACAAATTTTTATTAACCAACCGCGAACGCGAAGTCTTTGAATTACTGGTGCAGGACAAGACGACAAAAGATATCGCGCAGCAGTTATTTATCAGCGAAAAGACCGTACGCAATCATATCTCCAATGTGATGCAAAAATTAAATGTGAAGGGTCGTTCACAAGCGGTTGTCGAGCTGATAAAGCTTGGGGAACTGAACATCTGA
- a CDS encoding purine/pyrimidine permease, whose protein sequence is MGPMKTVFSSIQWVVFILAGSLVAPLAAGHALGLPPEDISSMMQRTFLLIGISGLLQTMFGHRLPLMENPAGLWWGVFTVYAGLIVSGTLGLEAGLQQLEMGMFIAGILFVVIALFKWTDALGRLFTPLVIGTYLLLLVAQLSGSFMKGMMGIGYLGSEEINLRVAVPAILTLILAMVMPRMRWAFLRNYSVLISLFVGWLLFIIFGVSQKQSLADTLFSAPEPFAWGMPQFDPGILLTSVFISLLLLTNMITSIHVMQGVIREKGGEVKPVRHNRTTLIMGVNTALGGVFSAMGCVPISGTAGFVLTTGIYQRLPFIIASFFMIRISFFPVLTSFFSSIPMPVGYATIFVPFASMIGLGLNEYKKIKLDEHNKFILGVSMMVGIGSMFIPAQAIGHLPGLLRTVANNGLILGMVTYIVLEQGRRLLDRKNGKQVSKSR, encoded by the coding sequence ATGGGCCCAATGAAAACAGTTTTTTCTTCCATTCAATGGGTAGTATTTATTCTAGCAGGAAGTCTCGTAGCTCCTTTGGCCGCCGGCCATGCGCTGGGCCTGCCGCCTGAAGATATTTCCAGTATGATGCAGCGGACTTTCTTGCTGATTGGAATATCCGGGTTATTGCAAACGATGTTCGGGCACCGTCTGCCTCTGATGGAAAATCCCGCCGGGCTTTGGTGGGGGGTTTTCACCGTTTATGCAGGACTCATTGTTTCCGGTACTCTTGGCCTTGAGGCGGGCCTTCAGCAACTGGAAATGGGGATGTTTATAGCGGGTATTTTGTTTGTGGTAATTGCCTTGTTCAAGTGGACAGATGCGCTGGGCAGACTATTTACCCCCCTTGTGATTGGAACGTATCTGCTCTTGCTGGTGGCCCAGCTTAGCGGCTCATTTATGAAAGGAATGATGGGAATTGGCTATCTGGGTTCAGAAGAGATTAACTTGCGGGTAGCCGTCCCGGCAATACTAACATTAATTCTGGCTATGGTCATGCCGCGAATGAGATGGGCTTTTTTGCGCAATTATTCTGTCCTGATCAGCCTTTTTGTCGGCTGGCTTTTGTTTATTATATTTGGTGTAAGTCAGAAGCAGTCGCTGGCTGATACCCTATTCTCTGCCCCGGAGCCGTTTGCCTGGGGGATGCCTCAATTTGATCCGGGTATTCTCCTAACTTCGGTTTTTATCAGCCTTCTTCTTTTAACCAATATGATTACAAGTATTCATGTAATGCAGGGAGTCATCCGGGAAAAAGGCGGGGAAGTAAAACCGGTCCGGCACAACCGAACGACCCTGATTATGGGGGTAAACACTGCCTTGGGTGGCGTTTTTTCCGCCATGGGCTGCGTACCTATTTCAGGTACCGCCGGGTTTGTATTGACAACAGGCATCTATCAACGGCTTCCTTTCATCATTGCAAGTTTCTTTATGATAAGAATCAGTTTTTTCCCGGTGCTGACATCCTTTTTTTCTTCCATTCCCATGCCAGTGGGCTATGCGACTATTTTTGTTCCGTTTGCTTCTATGATCGGACTTGGATTGAACGAATATAAAAAAATAAAGCTGGATGAGCATAACAAATTTATTCTGGGCGTGTCTATGATGGTAGGCATCGGATCTATGTTCATTCCTGCCCAGGCGATCGGCCATCTGCCCGGCCTGCTGCGTACGGTTGCCAATAATGGATTAATTCTGGGAATGGTAACCTATATCGTATTGGAACAAGGCCGGCGCCTCCTTGACCGTAAAAACGGAAAGCAGGTATCGAAATCAAGATAA
- a CDS encoding dihydroorotate dehydrogenase electron transfer subunit: MRLVLSNEQVAPDVFWMNIEGDYHGEMGQFYMLRAWDNYPVLSRPISIHDIGKGYISFLYRKVGEGTELLTALKPGDTLMLEGPFGNGYPYTENKVALIGGGMGTAPLLYAAKRLPNADVYLGFSGKSFRVEAFEQAAGKIVVNIGGYIMNDLEPDAYDAVYCCGSLGMMRALAERMKGSRARLYVSLEKRMACGVGACLGCSIATKHGNRKICSDGPVFAAEEVNLYAGHDL, encoded by the coding sequence TTGAGATTAGTCCTATCTAATGAACAAGTGGCACCGGATGTGTTTTGGATGAATATTGAAGGAGATTATCACGGAGAAATGGGACAGTTCTACATGCTCCGAGCATGGGACAATTATCCTGTTTTATCCCGTCCCATCAGCATCCATGACATTGGGAAAGGATATATCAGCTTTTTATATAGAAAAGTCGGGGAAGGTACTGAGCTGCTTACGGCCTTGAAGCCGGGGGACACCCTTATGCTGGAGGGGCCATTCGGCAACGGATATCCTTATACGGAAAATAAGGTAGCCCTGATCGGAGGCGGGATGGGAACTGCTCCGCTATTGTATGCAGCTAAAAGGTTGCCGAATGCAGACGTTTACCTTGGTTTTAGCGGTAAGTCTTTTCGGGTTGAAGCGTTTGAACAGGCAGCCGGAAAAATAGTGGTCAATATCGGCGGATATATTATGAATGATCTTGAGCCTGATGCTTATGATGCTGTGTATTGCTGCGGGTCTTTGGGGATGATGAGAGCCTTGGCAGAGCGCATGAAAGGAAGCCGCGCCCGGCTGTACGTTTCGCTTGAGAAAAGGATGGCCTGCGGGGTTGGAGCCTGCCTCGGCTGCAGTATAGCCACCAAACATGGTAACCGTAAAATTTGCTCGGACGGACCTGTATTTGCTGCAGAGGAGGTAAACCTTTATGCTGGACATGACTTGTAA
- a CDS encoding sporulation protein YjcZ, with the protein MSGVGGNGYCGFTSTGAILVLFILLVIVSRTWLY; encoded by the coding sequence ATGAGTGGAGTCGGAGGAAACGGATATTGCGGATTTACAAGTACAGGAGCGATTTTAGTATTGTTTATTCTGTTGGTTATCGTAAGCCGTACTTGGCTTTACTAA